Genomic window (Rhododendron vialii isolate Sample 1 chromosome 4a, ASM3025357v1):
gaaaaaaaaaaatactggcTCGATACGACTCTCTTGTGGTATTCAAATGGAAGGCCATAGGACGCGATTGTCTCTCATATGAACTGATCCTTTTCAAAAGTACAAAATATTATGTTGTTTCCATAGCAATAAATAATCATCATCAGGATGCTGCCAAGTACTTTCTGCTAAGTGGGTGCTGAACGGCATTCGCCTGTTTATCTCGATACAGACGGACTCATTCCGCTAAGATTCTTAAGTagtttttaagtacttattttttgttttacaagatAAGtcatctacataataagggagaacgATTTTTGGATCATATTTCTTTATAAATcataaccattgatttgctcaATAAATTCtacggctctctccctctctctcaaacaatagtaATTGCACAATTGTTACTAATTAGATCTCATATCAAAATTCATATCTCACTCTCTCCTtgtccttctcctcctcctcctcctcctcctcctcctcctcctctctctctctctctctctctctctctctctctctctctctcacacacacacacacacacacacaccatctTCTAGCTCTCCGCTCCCAAAGTTGACGTCCcccttgtgattttttttgagaCCAAACACCCTTTGAGAACGAACACCCCTTAGATTAGTTTTGGTCATGATTCCAATCAataactcctcctcctcctcctctctctctatcattTCAATCACGAAGCAAGTCTATTTCaggcgcgctctctctctctctctctctctctctctctctctcatacacacactCCCAATGGTAGCCGATTCGAAACAAGATtgactctatttttttttctcaatttaaaTGGCTATTTCGATTGGAAAGCTCCCACCATTGTCCAATCTGTAAACAGGATTGTCTATCTTTGGGTCAATGTTTGATTTTGCAATGATTCTCATccccccaccaaaaaaaaataaaaaaataacaataataaccAAACGTTCCATATTCTCTCCGTGtgtgtgctattttgaaattttgaacaacTCCTCGGTGTTACATGAACATGTTGATACTTTATTCACGGTTACAGTGTTGATTTGCATGTGTGCTGATTGTTCGATTCGTGTCTTCGGGCACGAGCATATACTAAAAGAACTCTATCTGaacttaattttaaaaataatatttctgTATAAATCAGTTTCGTTGGCGGgggtggtcaatagtttcgtaattcattttagttgtgtttAACATACGTTGCGTCATGCCTTCAGGTATGGGCAAACCCTAGTTCTCTTATAATACATAAcattaatttaaaaaacaagTATTCAGGCCCCgtttcaatttccaaaataagtatctattttcaagcttaaaaaaatGAGCTTATCGAAAtaaatctcaataagatcttttGATGGAtctcaataaagtcttttgaacaatataaaaaaaccttaaaaaattattttcgtaaatatattatttttttaaaaaaattatccacatattatttttaaaaaacaaaaaataaaaacttattttttaatacaataaaaataaaattaattttttaatttttttaaccgtttaaaagatttcaaatgcataattttttagcttaaaattattttattttttaaaactttcttttcGGAGAAACTGGAACGACCTCTCACTCGTCACTCTTCTCTCACATTCGAGACAACTCATAAACCCTAATAtacctcatctctctctctctctctctcacggggTAGCTTGCTGCAGCAGCCATGCGGAGCCTGATTACCAGCGGTATGAGCAAGCTGCTGCGGGTCGGAAGAATCTCGAACAATCACACTCGCGAAGGAGCAAGGAGGGCGTACAGCCTGATACCGATGGTGATCGAGCACTCCTCCCGAGGAGAGAGAGCCTACGACATCTTCTCCCGGCTCCTCAAGGAGCGAATCATCTGCATCAACGGCCCCATCTCCGACGACACCGCCCACGTCGTCGTCGCCCAGCTCCTCTTCCTCGAGTCCGAGAACCCCTCCAAGCCCATCAACATGTACCTCAACTCCCCCGGCGGTGCCGTCACggcaggtctctctctctctctctctctctctctctctctctctctctctgccttttGATTGATTTTGGTCGTCTCGTTTCAATTCGTAAGGATTTTACGTACTTCCTCAGAGCTTCAGTTTTTTTGGATATGATTTGCATTTCGTTGGTAGAAATGATATTTCCTGGTATGCTTCTTGATCCAAATGCTTGTCCAAACTGGGCATTTTTGTGACCTAAGGGGTTGGTTTGATGGTCaaggtttgctccctcctaagatcTCGAGTTCGAAACCTAACTCCTTTTGGGCCAGTTCACATGGGGCATTTTctctggctttaattgggcCCCGCTAGTGGGTAGTGGTATTGATCCCAGGATTAGTCAAGGTAGTGATATTGATCCCAGGATTAGTTGAGATGCGTGAAAGAGACACCTGAGATATAAAAAAACGGAAACTGGGCATTTTTGCTCAtgatgccaaattcatgctccATTTGACACGATGTTATCTTGCTGATGGAAATAGTCATTTTCCCTGTTGCttaaataaatcaaaaagtcaatttttggtCTCATTTCAATTCATTAAGTAGGGTTACGTAGCCTAGAGCTTAAGTATTGGATTTAATTTGCATTTCCACCATCGAATTGATATGTGGTATGTTTCTTGATTCAAATGCTTGTGGAAATTGGGCATTTTTTTTGCTCAtgatgccaaattcatgctccATTTGACTCGATCATAAATCCTTACTCtacaaaaaagttatttttatttatcttgctGGTGGAATAGTTATTTTTCCCTATTGCTTAAATAAGCCAAACAGTTGGTGGGGATTGATTatgagacaaaaagaaaaagaagaaggtacaAATTGACATTATCATCAGAACGATTCTTTTGTTGGTGTCTAAGGCTCGAATACTAAAACCCTAGAACAACTGATCCTTATGACGCGATGTTTCAGTAGAGGTTAAGATGAGTGATGATATGACTTTTAAATGATTCAATCACATGAGGCATGAAAAGTAAACTTACAGTTGTGACTGGTTCATCATTTTTTGTACAATACATGTTTCTGTCCTTTTTGTTCATGGTTGCAATCATAGGAATTAAGCAAAGCTACTTCCAGATAATGTTGCACACTTTCTCAACTGATGGTAGGGTCTAGAGCAGAGATGCAGCCATGTTTTAATAAGCAATACGGTCAAAGTTGAAAAACTGGAATTGTTTGATTTAACTAGTATTTCTAGGACGTAGGTTTCATGTAGTTTATGATTTTTAGTAATTTAggtatatttttgtttgctttttcaGTTAAGTAATCTTGTTAGAAAGAAGGTGCTTATAAGCTACTTGTAAGTAGCTTGTTGACAAATTGGTAGCATGTTTTCCACTCTTCCTATCCTTGTTGTttagtagttatttttttcaattcattGTTTCTTAACCAATAACTAACTTATGAGATATAATACATAGGGCTGTCATACTTGTTTAAGGGGAGTGGGTGATGCCTTTTAGGGCTCGATTTTGAGCCCCATAGCTTGTGGAATCAAGCCTTTGCTTGCTGGATTTTGCAAAATCAACCTTAAAAATGCTATTTTTGTATATTCTCAGCAATGGTCTGTGCTATTCGGGTCCATCTACAATGGTACTTGTTCAAACATCCTACTAATTTATGTCAGTTTTAGTATTAGAGCAAGTTAAATTCCTTAGTTTACTTTCTTTCACAAGTCTTCTCAACATGGTAACAAACACGGAATGTGATGAGAGGTCCCTTCATGATAGGATCTGTGGTATCGAACAAGTTATTGATGGTGTAAAGACTACCCTTGAAGATAGAAGGAAGGAAAACAATGGACGTTTTCAACATTTGGAAGATATGGTTGGCGATATCCTAAAGGAAATTTCTCATGGGAATCGTGGCAAAGGTATTGTTGATCCACCAACTTCTTCATATGCAGCTGATGAACATACATTTAAGATCCATTTGAAAAACTACAATCTCAGCTGACATTTCATAACTACACTCAAGGCACAACATATGCGAGCGGATGGACAAGAAGGCCATCGTAACATGTGTTTTGGAGGCCAAGGACTAGGGCAAGATGATTTTCAGCCAATGGGACATCAATTGTCTAGATCTAATGGCTATGGACTATGGACAGCAGGCGCTAAACATGGCTTCTAATAGCAAGTAGACTTTCCTGAAAATGGAAATTGACCTCGTATGGCTCATCCTCAAGATTTAAGAGACCAACTTATGTGTCACACAAATGTCAGAAATGTGAATGATAATTTTGGATGGGAGATAAAGGGGTTAAATATGAAGTGTCTAACTTTAACGGGAAGATGAATCCAGGAACTTTCCTTGATAGGACGATTAGCGCTGATCATTTCTTTGCTTGGTATCAACTAACTGCAGGAAGGAAGGTACATTTCGCTAGTGCAAAATTAAAAGGTGCATCACTAATGTGGTGGGCAAGAACTCGAGAATCCAATACAAGAAGCGGGAAGGGTGAAGTAGTTACATGGGATGAAATGAAGACTCTTTTAAAACTTCTGAAATTTCATCACCGTTGCCAAAGGAGATTATAGTGTTGATGAATACACTGAGAAAATTTTATAAGTTGTTCATGAGAGCAGGGGTGTATGAAGCTGAAGTACTTGCTGCAAAAATACAAAGCTGGGCTGTGACCTCCAATCCAAGATTACATAGCTGGCTTCATGCTATGGTTTGTGGAGGAGACATATCAGGTCCCTTTACAGACTGAAGAGGAAATGAAGCTGCTACTATGTGCAAACTCGCATTTAGTCCTTCAGTTCCTGCACCAAAATCAGCACCTCAACAGCTTAAAACCTTAGACAAGAAGTCAAAACCAACTTGTTTCAAGTGTGGTGATAAAGTCCACATTGCTAGCACATGACCTAATTGTAGACTCTAGCTTTAGCAATGCAAGAGAATGAAGGCGAGGAAAGTGccaatgaagaaaacaaagacGGTTAGGCTATGATGAGGTTTATGCTGATACAACCGGGAAGTTACTCCTTTGTCAATCTCAAAAGCATTTCCTGAACACAACTCATGATTGGAAGCGTGATACTATGTTTCGCTCTAGAGCAGTCTGTTATGGGCTGCATTACACATTGATTCTTGGTAATGGCTACTTTTGTTTCCCAAGATTTTGTTCAAAGGCTGGGACTTAAAGAATTTCCAATTGCTAAACCACAATCTATGTCAAGTCTACATCAAGGTAATAAACTAGAAGTTAGCACAAGATGTCAAATTAGTTGGAAGTTTTTCAACAGGGGATTTATTGGGCAAGGAAGTCTTGTGTGAGGTTTTTCCTATGTCAACATCTCAAATTTTATTGGGGTGACTATGGATAATGGGTGTATGATAAAGCCGGCATGTATGACATGAGAGCAAACACATATACACAGCCTGTTTGATCACTCTTCGATCTCGATGTGAGAAAGCTCATCCACACCGTTCACATGGAGATACAGTGATGAAGATACTCACTGTAATTCGTCAAGGCCTTATTTCATGCAGCCATGGGGGAATTAAACTAATTAATGCAGTAAAGTTTTAAGAACAAACTTCAGAAAGTAGAATTGTTTGATTGACTAGTACTCTTTTGAATGTACCTTTCATGTAGTTTATGAATTAGAGATAAATGCTTGTTGTTTGATTGACTAGTATGTTTTTGGTATCCTTTTAATTTCAATGTGATAAATCTTTTCTCCAATCAGAAAAAGTTCTCTGTATTTACAATTGCTTGTTGCATGCTAGTGGGCCTGTGGCTTTACTAAAGGTCACTTTGATGATACATTGATACATGCTGATTAGTATTTGGCCTTAGTGAGGCAGGCTTTTCCATATGTGGATAATTTGCTTGGATTGATAAGCAAAGTTATGAGATGTCGTGgcagtattttttttgaacggcaaaaaataaaaaaatctaaccTTCTTAAGATATGGGATGGAAAATCCACTATCCTGAATCCCCTGATTAAAGTCAATGTAGAattctactctctttttttcgtgAGATATGGATTCCGATGCTTTGTCTATTTGCTGAGATTGTTGATTTAGTAAATCTGattttgtaccttttggtgtagGTCTTGCAATTTATGATACAATGCAGTACATACGGTCTCCTATAAATACCATATGTTTGGGTCAAGCTGCATCAATGGGTTCTCTCCTCTTGGCTGCTGGTGCAAAGGGTGAGAGGCGGGCCCTCCCAAATGCAACGATCATGATTCATCAGCCTTCAGGCGGGTATAGTGGGCAGGCTAAAGATATTTCCATTCACACAAAGCaaataattagggtttgggaCTCACTGAATGAATTGTATGCAAAGCATACAGGACAGACCATTGAGGTAATTCAGAAGAATATGGATCGGGATTATTTTATGACACCGGAAGAGGCGAAGGAATTTGGTATTATTGACGAGGTTATTGATCAGAGACCAATGGCTCTAGTCGCGGATGCTGTTGGTGATGAAGGCAAAGATAAAGGTTCAAAGTAGTCTTCAAGGGTAAGACTTCATATCTGGGGCTCTATCTCCTTTTTGCATtcagttgaaaaaaatttgcagaTGTCGATGCCTAACGAAGCCTAGTTTATTTTGTTATGTCTATTGTTAATTTGTTACCACCTTTCTAGTTgcttttatttcatgttttttctGTTATTATCTTTGCCTTTTATTCTTTTCTATGGGTTAAGGTTGGTTCAATTGTAATTTAGCTGTTTGTTTGGCTGTCTGTTCCAACTGCTGCATTATTTTGATTTCTCACATGTTTATATTGAGGCCTATTGACATTGTTGTCTGTCTCTATGAATGCCTTATCACCGTTTCACTCATTTGCTAGTAGACCAATTCTGGTATTAGCTATATGGATTCTGCCCGCTATGATCCTTAGTTTATTGTTTTGTCAAATGTCATATAAACTGGATTTCTGTTGAACCTGTCGGGATATATTCGCTTGTTTCCATCGATAATATGACTAGGcaatataattgaaattttggTTTGCAGGTTGTGGGTTCAAGATTGAACAGAGACTTTAGAAATGGATGTTTTGAAGTGCTGGTTAAGGGCCCATCCAAGAAAGGAAGCtgagtcactttttttttttggagttctaaTTTTATTAGAACAATGATCTTTCGATGAGTCTTCAGAATTCTTCTTTATGTTGTTTGCGCATTACGTTAATTGTATGCTTTCTTCTTTCACTTCATTCAGGTTATGTTACCCGCTTTTCTTTTTCATGGGTATTGATACTTATCTACTTCGAATGCCGATTAATGGCTTTTTTCTACGAAAGTAGCGGTTCAAAATAATTGCAAAGGAGTAACATGAAAGAAGAGCTTTATATGGCCTGTGCTTTTAGGAAAGTGTCTGAAGGTGCCCTCGGTTCTCAGATATGGTGCGCACCACTAGAATGGAATGAGAGAAGAATTTCTGGAGATCTCTCCTGTTCTCCACTTACTCGTAACAGGACTTGCCCCTTGTTGAAGCAGAAAGTCTACTCACACAGATTTTTTgagggtctcacacaaatgatccgagccgttcattaaatttaaaatattttttcaagggcttccGTGAGAAATcgactcaatccgatatctataggtgctcgattcataCATCTAAactttcattcagattttcggctTAAAATCTGTGCTGACTAACAAATCTTAAATTaagatgaaattttttaaaagttataacaaaaaataaataattctgaAAAGTAGAAGAGCAATAATTTTGGAATAACGGCCTTAAAGCTCTTGGTGATCAAAGAAAAACTAGTTTGAGGGTACCAACAAAAGCATGCACCAATGGTGCATGTATCGGTCTTTGCATAAATAATTTGGactgttcattaattttaaaatattttttgagtgccTTAACAAATTGGTGCACGGAGTCAACTTTTGAGTCCTCCATAAATAATCCaaacttttcattaattttaaaatattttttaagtgtcttatgaaaaatcagcttaatctgaTAAATGCAAGTGTTTGATGCAGATCCAATAAATCAATGTTCCCTTCAAAATATAGGATCCTTaactttgaatgaaaaattggtgCATTGAAGCAAGGACTTGCAGTGAAGAATTGCAaaggaaaagtggagaaataAAGGGTGTGTCAATCTAccttctattttcctttttcaccAAGAAGCAAAACGCAAAAAGTTGAAACGTTTAACGAGTGCGACTCCGGATCACCAGAAAttagcctctctctctcactaaaaATCCCTCTCTAAAAGCTAAAAAACTCATCATCGCCGCCGCGGGGAGGAGGcctccacctccctctcccccctcccccctcccccttttttttgttgttcccTCTCCCCTCCTCGCCTCGCTCTCACCCGACGTTTGACATCCCGTCCTTTTAGTCTGGGCGTCCGTTGTCGTTGGTCCGGCGTGGCCCCCTTGCGACGGTCTGGCGTGGCCCCCTTGCGACGGTTCCGTCCGGCGATCGGTAGTGTCCCACAGTCCGTCGGCCCGCACGGTAATTCCAGATCTATGGTGCTCGAGGCCGACGTCGTGGAATAAGGTGTGCGGTTGTTTTGGGTGAgggtttcctttctttttcttttttccgacAGTTTGGCTCGGGCTCTACCAGCTGGTCTCCCCAGTCCGGTCCGTACCGGTTTAGTGCTCTAGATCCGGTGGGTGTTGGGTGGTGGGTGAAtaattttagttagggtttCGGTGGTCTGGTCGGAGTAGAGGGTTTTGGTGGTTCGGCGGCTGTCGTGGGAGAGTTCTGGGGTATCCCGGCAGCAGTGGTTGGTGGTGGCTGTGTTGGGGTTTTCCGAGATCTGTTCCGGTTCTGTTGTCGGCTGCTCCTCTTTGTTTTGGTTGGTGGTCAACATCAGATCCAGCGGGAGGAAATGTTTGTTCTTCGGCTGCCGTGGGCTCGTTGGGCCTGCCGGAGTTCGTTCTCGGCGTTGTCTCGGCCCGCGCGCCCGGAGCCTCTCGTGGCAGCGGAGGTTTGCCTCGGAGCCCCCTGGAGGACTCCACAGCTCTGGATTGGGTTTCCCGGTCCAGTTCCGACCGGCGGCCCTTGAGGCATGTCCTTGGGAGCAGATATTTGTTTTCGCTTTGTATTTTGCTGTTGTGTGATTACATCCGTGCTTAGTGTTTAATGGTTTGTGCTGGGATTTCGTTTGGTATCTCTCTGCCTTGCCCCGGACGGGATTCTTATGTCGACACTTGTATCGGCTGCTTTTGCAGGGCGTCCTTGAGTCTGTAGCCTGTGTGCTTTATGCAGTAACTTGTGTCCCGGGTATAGGTAGTTTGATGCATTCCTGTATATTGTGATGTAATCTTTGCCTTCGGGCATTGTTAAATGAATTgactgttttcaaaaaaaacgaGTGCAACTCCGGGGTGCAATAGCGGGTTCGGGTCAGGCCCCTGCACAATTCCGTATAATTCCATtaatttttcgttttgtttgtaaaaattatgaaaaatggCTCCTATATTATAAGTCcaaggcaaattttttttagtgttttgcTTTTGAGAAAACGTGCACTGCTCATTTCCTCTTCCAAAATTTAAACTAGTGTTCATTGAatgagggtgaacattatcctcacTCTAATTGGTAAAAAAAGTGTGGTTCTCCCCACAAACTAAATTCATTATTACCAAAAAGTGTTTTGATACCGTAGACTCCAcattttttccatcaattagAGCGAGGGTAATGTTGAACCTTATTTAGTAACGATGAATAAATTCGTAATTTCACCATAGATATATTTAGAAAAtcttggagttaactactatTTCATAGAACAATGATACAGACTAAATGATTGAGTTACATTAACCTCAATTAGTTGTCAAAAttaattcaagaaaagaaatttgTTTTATAAAAAGTAGAACTAAATCAAACAACATAATCGAACCATGGAAGTGACGAAATTCTAAGAGAGAAAAGCTTACctaaaaggaaaggaaaatgaagagaaaagaaaattaaaaaaaaaattcccaacttCAAAGTTTTGAGAGCAgtaaattttttcatttttctccaattttctttctctctctctcttttttttttttccacccaTTTTCCCTAACTTCCAAACACAACGTTAGGGTTTCGAATCTACCACCACCGCAGAAACAAGTTACGTACGTGTAAACTGATTCACTACCCAAGTCAGTTCCTACTATCATTATCGCTTCTAGCTCCCGCGAAGCCTTTCAGAAAATCGGATtccgaagagagagagagagagagagagagagagagagagagcaagtaTTAACAATGGCGACTCTACAGTTTCTCACGACTGCTTGCTCCATCCCAGGAGGAATTAGACCGACGAGACTGTCAACAGCATCGCGCGGTGGTATGAGGAGCAGCAAGCAGCTGGTGTGGGG
Coding sequences:
- the LOC131324829 gene encoding ATP-dependent Clp protease proteolytic subunit 2, mitochondrial-like → MRSLITSGMSKLLRVGRISNNHTREGARRAYSLIPMVIEHSSRGERAYDIFSRLLKERIICINGPISDDTAHVVVAQLLFLESENPSKPINMYLNSPGGAVTAGLAIYDTMQYIRSPINTICLGQAASMGSLLLAAGAKGERRALPNATIMIHQPSGGYSGQAKDISIHTKQIIRVWDSLNELYAKHTGQTIEVIQKNMDRDYFMTPEEAKEFGIIDEVIDQRPMALVADAVGDEGKDKGSK